From Panthera uncia isolate 11264 chromosome X, Puncia_PCG_1.0, whole genome shotgun sequence, the proteins below share one genomic window:
- the PLAC1 gene encoding placenta-specific protein 1, whose translation MKVLELIGGMVILTSVFSACSAQSLMTVLCSADWFMVTVHPFMLNNDVYVHFHELHLGLGCPANHIQPHVYQFTYRVTECGIRAKAISQDMVLYSTELYYVSKVTSSKQVIPVSCAAPQQSPWLTLPCSAKVASDTGTTTQNGEACGEVFTLSQSNQRPNCDCPPCVFNEEEGAQAPCHQAEAQEGQLMQPSLLVNISEDWSLHSDDLIGSM comes from the coding sequence ATGAAAGTTTTGGAGTTGATAGGAGGGATGGTCATCCTCACCTCTGTGTTTTCGGCCTGTTCCGCACAAAGTCTGATGACTGTACTGTGCTCCGCAGACTGGTTCATGGTCACAGTACACCCCTTCATGTTGAATAATGATGTATATGTTCATTTCCATGAGTTACACTTGGGCCTGGGTTGCCCTGCCAACCACATTCAGCCACACGTGTACCAGTTCACCTACCGTGTCACTGAATGTGGCATCAGGGCCAAGGCTATCTCTCAGGATATGGTTCTATATAGCACCGAGTTGTACTATGTTTCAAAAGTTACCTCTTCTAAGCAGGTGATCCCAGTGTCATGTGCAGCTCCCCAGCAGTCCCCATGGCTTACTCTGCCCTGCTCCGCGAAAGTAGCCAGTGACACAGGAACCACAACCCAGAATGGTGAGGCATGCGGTGAGGTGTTCACCTTGTCACAGTCCAACCAGAGGCCCAACTGCGATTGCCCACCTTGTGTGTTCAACGAAGAAGAGGGTGCCCAGGCCCCATGTCACCAAGCAGAGGCTCAGGAGGGCCAGCTTATGCAGCCATCTTTGCTTGTTAATATTTCTGAGGATTGGTCTCTTCACTCAGACGATCTGATTGGGTCCATGTGA